The following proteins come from a genomic window of Sinorhizobium fredii NGR234:
- a CDS encoding IS1380-like element ISRsp7 family transposase translates to MQTHCIAEQLEFEGFDGHKVVAGFDGGAITSDAGALLLRHVDGVIGLFDRVAACFVDDRDPTCTVHSVRTLVGQRVAAIALGYEDVDDHDRLRHDPVLALLSERLTPKRQDCAVLAGKSTLNRLEHGRLGQPTRYHKIAYDRQALEALFIELFLDAHDSPPEEIVLDLDATDDPLHGHQEGRFFHGYYNCYCYLPLYIFCGRHLLSAKLRRSNIDASAGSVAEIDRIIGQIRQSWPNVRIILRADSGFARDELMDWCETNKVDYVFGLARNPRLERQIAPAMEEASLLSQASAQATRVFRDFLWSTKDSWTRRRRVVGKAEWTLLGANPRFIVTSLKSERWAAQTLYEDLYCARGDMENRIKECQLDLYADRTSAHTMHANQLRLWFASLAYVLICALRRLGLAHTRLAEATCGTIRLKLLKIGAQVRVSVRRIKIAMASACPYADEFALAHARIRAAAR, encoded by the coding sequence ATGCAAACACACTGTATCGCCGAGCAGCTCGAATTTGAAGGCTTCGACGGTCACAAAGTGGTAGCTGGTTTCGACGGCGGAGCGATCACCTCGGATGCCGGCGCCCTGCTGCTTCGCCATGTCGATGGGGTCATCGGACTGTTCGACCGGGTGGCCGCTTGCTTCGTTGATGACCGCGATCCGACGTGCACGGTCCACAGCGTGCGCACGCTGGTCGGGCAGCGCGTTGCGGCGATCGCGCTGGGCTACGAGGATGTCGATGACCACGACAGGCTGCGCCACGACCCGGTGCTCGCGCTTCTGTCGGAGCGGCTGACGCCGAAGCGGCAAGACTGTGCGGTGCTTGCCGGCAAATCCACCTTGAACCGGCTGGAGCACGGCCGTCTCGGCCAGCCGACGCGCTATCACAAGATCGCTTACGACAGGCAAGCGCTGGAAGCGCTGTTCATCGAGCTGTTCCTGGACGCGCACGACAGCCCGCCTGAGGAAATCGTGCTCGATCTCGACGCCACCGATGATCCGCTGCACGGTCACCAGGAGGGTCGGTTCTTTCACGGCTATTACAACTGCTATTGCTATCTGCCGCTGTACATCTTCTGCGGCCGCCACCTGCTTTCGGCCAAGCTACGGCGTTCGAACATCGACGCCAGCGCAGGCTCGGTCGCCGAAATCGATCGTATCATCGGGCAGATCCGCCAAAGCTGGCCAAACGTGCGCATCATCCTGCGCGCCGATTCCGGCTTCGCCCGCGACGAACTGATGGACTGGTGCGAGACCAACAAGGTCGACTATGTCTTTGGCCTTGCTCGCAACCCGCGGCTGGAAAGGCAAATCGCGCCGGCCATGGAGGAAGCAAGCCTGTTATCCCAGGCAAGCGCCCAGGCGACCCGCGTCTTCCGCGACTTCCTGTGGTCGACCAAGGACAGCTGGACACGACGACGGCGGGTCGTTGGAAAAGCGGAATGGACGCTGCTGGGCGCCAATCCGCGCTTCATCGTCACCTCCCTTAAGTCAGAGCGCTGGGCGGCACAGACGCTTTACGAGGATCTCTACTGCGCCCGCGGTGACATGGAGAACCGCATCAAAGAATGCCAGCTCGATCTCTACGCCGACCGCACCAGCGCCCACACCATGCACGCCAATCAACTGCGCCTCTGGTTCGCCTCGTTGGCCTACGTGCTGATCTGCGCCCTGCGCCGCCTTGGCCTTGCCCATACGCGGCTCGCCGAGGCGACCTGCGGCACCATCCGGCTGAAGCTGTTAAAGATCGGCGCCCAGGTCCGCGTCTCGGTGCGTCGCATCAAAATCGCGATGGCATCCGCCTGTCCCTATGCCGACG
- a CDS encoding SCO family protein has translation MIVCASGWTFGVSPILRLATLAIATLIALITCAAAHSLEEVGQDMRDKERYFQAVDSEAPRFSLQDAGGGMVSLDSLRGKVVVLNFVYTNCPDVCPLHAERIAELQKMVNQTPMKEMVEFVTITTDPKHDAGPVLRDYGAAHGLSPANWVFLTSAPDRPEDTTRKIAEAYGLKFTEGDDGMQMHGIVTHVIDQDGRLRARFHGLKFEPINLVVFVNALTNRTQKPHPHPEPGFWDKLKGSLPW, from the coding sequence GTGATCGTTTGTGCCTCCGGCTGGACCTTTGGCGTTTCCCCGATTCTCCGCCTGGCGACGCTGGCGATCGCCACGCTGATCGCGTTGATCACGTGCGCGGCGGCGCACTCGCTCGAGGAGGTGGGCCAGGACATGCGCGATAAGGAGCGGTACTTCCAGGCCGTCGACAGCGAAGCGCCCCGGTTCTCGTTGCAAGACGCGGGCGGCGGCATGGTCAGCCTCGACTCCCTGCGCGGCAAGGTCGTCGTCTTGAATTTCGTCTACACAAACTGTCCCGACGTCTGTCCGCTTCACGCCGAGCGGATCGCCGAACTTCAGAAGATGGTCAACCAGACGCCAATGAAGGAGATGGTCGAGTTCGTCACGATCACCACCGACCCGAAGCACGACGCCGGACCGGTTCTCCGCGACTATGGCGCGGCGCACGGGCTAAGTCCCGCAAACTGGGTCTTCCTGACGTCTGCGCCGGACAGGCCGGAGGACACAACCCGCAAGATCGCCGAGGCCTATGGACTCAAGTTCACCGAAGGCGATGACGGCATGCAGATGCATGGGATCGTCACCCACGTCATCGACCAGGACGGCCGCCTCCGCGCCCGGTTTCACGGGCTGAAGTTCGAACCGATCAACCTCGTCGTGTTCGTCAACGCGCTGACAAACCGGACCCAGAAGCCGCATCCTCACCCTGAGCCCGGCTTCTGGGACAAGCTCAAAGGATCGCTTCCATGGTAG
- a CDS encoding DUF411 domain-containing protein translates to MNRTIRFASVAALVAFAAPALADPLQATLYKNPQCGCCEGYAVYLRENGFNVDVKPTNDLLEISHKAGVAEGMEGCHTMFIDGYVVDGHVPVNVVRKLLKERPPIAGITLPGMPMGSPGMAGTKTEKFVIYTVPKDGKKPEVYATE, encoded by the coding sequence ATGAACCGAACAATCCGTTTCGCCAGCGTCGCCGCTCTCGTAGCCTTCGCCGCGCCGGCGCTCGCCGATCCGCTCCAGGCGACGCTCTACAAGAATCCGCAATGCGGCTGCTGCGAGGGCTATGCCGTCTATCTCCGCGAGAACGGCTTCAACGTCGATGTTAAGCCCACAAATGACCTTCTGGAGATCAGCCATAAGGCGGGCGTGGCGGAAGGAATGGAGGGCTGCCACACGATGTTCATCGACGGCTACGTTGTCGACGGGCATGTGCCCGTGAACGTCGTCCGAAAGCTCCTGAAGGAGCGGCCCCCGATCGCCGGCATCACGCTGCCGGGCATGCCGATGGGCTCGCCCGGAATGGCCGGGACGAAGACCGAGAAGTTCGTGATCTACACCGTGCCCAAGGACGGCAAGAAACCGGAGGTTTACGCGACTGAATGA
- a CDS encoding TlpA family protein disulfide reductase has product MNKTVRVVTPHRSGASGPRRRLLLLLVILAVTGIGTMLMLRAPVGPTLDGTPKGFVLSDDPRPVADVRFTEGDGRPRALADFGGKIVLLNVWATWCLPCRKEMPTLDRLQATLGGDGFEVVALSIDRQGAEAVKTFYWEIGVRNLAVRVDASGQALSALAAVGLPTTILIDAEGRELGRLIGPAEWDAPDMVSFLKSIVARKTESSAASEIKENSP; this is encoded by the coding sequence ATGAATAAGACCGTCCGCGTCGTCACACCCCACCGATCCGGCGCATCCGGCCCGCGCCGACGGCTGCTGCTTCTGTTGGTGATCCTGGCCGTCACCGGGATTGGGACCATGCTCATGCTCCGCGCTCCCGTCGGCCCCACGCTTGATGGCACTCCAAAAGGCTTCGTGCTCAGCGATGACCCGAGGCCCGTCGCGGATGTCCGGTTTACAGAGGGCGATGGGCGGCCGCGCGCGCTCGCCGATTTCGGCGGCAAGATCGTGTTGCTCAACGTATGGGCGACTTGGTGCCTGCCATGCCGCAAGGAGATGCCCACGCTCGATCGGCTGCAGGCGACGCTGGGCGGCGACGGCTTCGAGGTTGTCGCGCTCTCGATCGACCGCCAGGGAGCCGAGGCAGTGAAGACGTTCTACTGGGAGATCGGCGTGCGGAACCTCGCCGTGCGAGTCGACGCCTCCGGTCAGGCGCTCTCCGCCCTTGCGGCGGTCGGGCTGCCGACGACGATCCTGATTGACGCCGAGGGGCGCGAGCTTGGTCGTCTGATTGGGCCTGCCGAATGGGACGCGCCGGACATGGTCTCGTTCCTCAAGTCGATCGTCGCGCGGAAAACGGAAAGCTCCGCTGCATCCGAAATCAAGGAGAATTCGCCGTGA
- a CDS encoding DsbA family protein — MVADAPKDLPSVSPEPNADTGKRSWGLRPLVFASFALAGLSAVFSALALLFAAGVLPPLRGTDDLEHQLRAYLLDNPEVIVESVQGMEARRQAAANSEATAVIAQRRDEIFNDPDAPVGTNPRGDAVLVEFFDYNCPYCRQATPMLDRFEREDKGLRLVFKEYPILGPGSVFAARAALASQKQGKYLTFHKAMMAYEGRITEASSLEVAANVGLDVEKLKQDMKDPAIDAAIKRNIALAQALQISGTPSFVAGRKIVRGLTDADGFKRLIARLGGASHHVCEDGSLLSAGNCRGGLGNRRRVAMAGRSDHGRRSLVRDHRARQDALHQTLRRLSRSEPRGAARLEEPAAIRAHARAAARCIRPHLASCGPRALPHYQGRTGGGCRRGLPKRYARLREYHERRRNPRRDRLHQKHMAGAGAAISGGDDPAGAGDAVTEGVRHSDHVTSAVRCPRT, encoded by the coding sequence ATGGTAGCAGACGCGCCGAAAGATTTGCCATCGGTTTCCCCGGAGCCGAACGCCGACACTGGAAAGCGGTCGTGGGGCCTGAGGCCCTTGGTGTTCGCCTCGTTTGCCCTTGCCGGGCTGTCGGCTGTGTTCTCCGCCCTCGCGCTGCTGTTCGCGGCGGGAGTTCTTCCGCCGCTTCGCGGTACCGACGATCTGGAGCATCAACTGCGCGCTTACCTCCTCGACAATCCCGAGGTGATCGTCGAATCCGTGCAGGGCATGGAGGCCCGCCGGCAGGCCGCGGCAAACAGCGAAGCGACCGCCGTCATCGCGCAACGGCGAGATGAAATCTTCAACGATCCCGATGCCCCGGTCGGGACCAATCCTCGGGGCGACGCCGTCCTCGTGGAGTTCTTCGACTACAACTGCCCGTACTGCCGTCAGGCGACGCCGATGCTTGATCGGTTCGAGCGGGAGGACAAGGGACTGCGCCTCGTTTTCAAGGAATATCCGATCCTCGGTCCCGGCTCGGTCTTCGCCGCCCGAGCCGCCCTCGCAAGCCAGAAGCAGGGCAAATACCTCACCTTTCACAAGGCAATGATGGCCTACGAGGGCCGCATAACGGAAGCCTCCAGCCTCGAAGTCGCAGCCAATGTCGGTCTCGATGTCGAGAAATTGAAGCAAGACATGAAGGACCCGGCAATCGACGCGGCCATCAAGCGCAACATCGCGCTCGCACAGGCGTTGCAAATCTCGGGTACGCCGAGTTTCGTCGCAGGCCGGAAGATCGTGCGAGGTCTGACCGACGCGGACGGGTTCAAGCGACTGATCGCTCGGCTCGGGGGAGCTAGCCATCATGTCTGCGAGGACGGCTCTCTTCTCAGTGCTGGGAATTGCCGCGGCGGCCTTGGGAATCGTAGGCGCGTGGCCATGGCTGGCCGCTCGGATCACGGGCGGCGATCCCTCGTCCGAGACCATCGCGCTCGGCAAGACGCTCTACACCAGACATTGCGCCGCCTGTCACGGAGCGAACCTCGAGGGGCAGCGCGACTAGAAGAGCCCGCTGCCATCCGGGCGCATGCCCGCGCCGCCGCACGATGCATCCGGCCACACCTGGCATCATGCGGACCGCGTGCTCTTCCGCATTACCAGGGAAGGACCGGCGGGGGTTGTCGGCGGGGGTTACCAAAGCGATACGCGAGGCTTCGGGAATATCATGAGCGACGACGAAATCCGCGCCGTGATCGCCTTCATCAAAAACACATGGCCGGAGCAGGAGCGGCAATATCAGGCGGAGATGACCCGGCGGGAGCGGGAGACGCAGTGACAGAGGGCGTGCGCCACTCGGATCATGTTACTTCGGCCGTGCGCTGCCCTCGTACATGA